The genomic window CGAGAAGACTGCGAACTTAAAAGTTGACGACATCGTGCAGTTTGAACGCTTTGGCTTCGTGAGGGTGGACAAAGTTGAAGGGGATAAAGTGATAGCGATATTTGCTCACAAATGAGCCTTTTCTTTTTTCCACCCCAATACTCTTGACTGCAGGTGCCTTTTTGGAAAAATCGTGAGAGGGTCTATTCCTCTTTCCCGCAAAAGATGTCTAAGCTCAACCTCATAGTCAGATTTTTCGAGCTTTTCACTTTCTTTAAGCTCCACCACGAAAAGCTTCTCCGTAAGCTCTCGTATTGTCTTATAGCCCAGACCGAGAAGAGGCCTTATGTACTGAACGTTAAACCTGTCCTCAAGGCTTCTCGTTTTTCTCTGATCAAGGAAGGGCACTCTGTCATCTCTTCTTGTTCCATCGCTTATCCTTTCCACATGCTCAAGCTTTGCAACTTCCTCCAACGCTCTTTCGTGGATAAACTGAATTGCATTGCTAGGATGGGAGTCCCTTATGCACATCTCAGCCGCTTCCTCAAGGATTTCCCTGTCAAGGAAGATTACCTCATGGGGAAAGCCAAGGGCTTCAGCAGTCTCTTTTGCATATTTCCAGCTGTCGAGGACTCCAAAGTTAATCGTGATAAGCTTTACCTCATATCCCAGCTGTCTCAGGATGTATGCCGCGAGTGAAGAATCTTTTCCACCGCTGTAAAAATGATAAACCTCCATAGAGCTCACCAGTGGTTAAAAAGGTTAAAATCAGAGAGCACTCCAAAATGGATCCTGCTGGGCCTTCACCTTTGCAGTCTCTTTTAATGCCCTTATATCGCTCTCGTCCAGTATGTCTTTGAGCTCTTTCACAAGCCTTACTGCGTCGTCTCTGCTTATATCGACGTAGAGTATCTCTCCGGGATGAATGTGCCTTCCTACTATTGCACCGTCGATGGCTATAGCAACCTGATCTCCTCTCTTTGCCTCCTGCAGGAAGTCTTCTTTTGACTTGATTGATTTTATAACGCCGACTCTCTCTCCGTTCTGCTTCATAAGTGGAT from Thermococcus bergensis includes these protein-coding regions:
- a CDS encoding DUF7411 family protein, with protein sequence MEVYHFYSGGKDSSLAAYILRQLGYEVKLITINFGVLDSWKYAKETAEALGFPHEVIFLDREILEEAAEMCIRDSHPSNAIQFIHERALEEVAKLEHVERISDGTRRDDRVPFLDQRKTRSLEDRFNVQYIRPLLGLGYKTIRELTEKLFVVELKESEKLEKSDYEVELRHLLRERGIDPLTIFPKRHLQSRVLGWKKEKAHL